GCAACAACGGCCTGGACGTGGACCTGGTCGCGCGGCTCACCGTGGACACGGAAGGCGTGGACCTGAAGCCGGGCACGAAGGTGCAACTGGGCGGCACCACGCCCTCCGGCCGCGAGCGCGCGTCGGTGGTGCACGTGGCCGCCGGTGAGCCGGCGCGCGTCTTCACGCAGGTGGAGCGCGGCGACCTGGTGTTGGATGAAGGCGGCAACGTGGGCGAGCCCACGCGCGGGGACTTCTCCCTGTCGTTCAAGAAGGGCGACGGCTACGGCGCGGGGCGCAGCATGGAGGGGACGTTCAACTCCCTGGCGCTCGACGCGGGCTTCGGCCCGGACCTGGGCGACGTGGTGGTCGACGAACCCGCGCCCTGAAGCACTCCGGGGCTTCCGGCGAAGTCACACCGGAAGCCCTGTGTTTCAGCTCACGGCGTGCAGGCGTCGAGCGTGGCCATGCCCTGGGAGAGCTGTCCCTGGTGCGTGGCGAACTGCGCGAGCGCGGGCGCGCCGCCGTCCAGGAAGAGCTGCCGCGCGGCGTCCACCGCGTCCCGGGCGTGCACCGTCACGGTGGAGCCGGCGGCGTCCGTCACCTTCACCGCGCCGTCCGTCTGGCCCTGGGCGCGGATGAGCAGGGCGCCCGCCTCGTCGCGCGCGACCATGCCGTCCTCCAGCGGCTCGAAGTAGCGCACCACGGGCTCCTGGCCCTCGCGCTGGAGCTCCAGGCGCATGACGCCGGACTCCACGTCGCGGGACATCTTCAGCGTGTCGGTGGGGCTGAGCTTCACGATGCGCGTGTTGGAGTCTTCCCCCTCCACGCTGCTCACCGGGTTGCCGCCGGTCCAGAACTCGATGCTGTTGACGACGAGCGCGTCCACCAGCGTGCCGATTTCATAGACGGGCACCACGATGAACACGAGGAACACCAGCCACTGGACGAACTTGTTGCCGGAGATGCCCTTGTTGAACTGCCAGATCTTCGTCGTGAGCTTGAACGAGCCGAAACAGCCCGTCGCATGCATCATCAGGACACCCGCGCACAGCACGCCGAGCCAACGGGACGGACGTAACTTCATGAAGCCCTCCTGGGGGATGGGGGACCGCTTGGAAGCGGCCGCCACCATGCCATGAAGGCTCAGTCCGGCTCGCTCTGAACGAGCCCGTACTTGTGCAGCAGCGAATAGAGGTGCTTGCGGTCCAGCTCCGCCTCCCGGGCGGCGCGGGCGATGTTGCCCCGGGCGCGGCCCAGAAGGCGCGTGAGGTACTCGCGCTCGAAGGCGCGCACGAGCTCGTCCTTGCACACCTTGAACGGCCCGGTGAACTCCACCGGCAGGAAGTCCCCGGCGGGCGTGGGCACGTCGCGGGTGAACTCGCGCAGGAGGTTGTCCCCGGTGAGGCCCGGGATGTCCACCATGTGCCGGGCGCGCTCCAGGGCGTTGCGCAGTTCGCGCACGTTGCCCGGCCAGGTGTGCCCCAGGAACTGCTCTTGAATCTTCTCCGGCAGCCGGGGCCAGAGGCCCTCGCCCGCGAAGGCCTCCACGAGCAGCGGGATGTCCTCCTTGCGGTCGCGCAGGGGCGGCAGGCTGACGGTGAAGACAGACAGGCGGAAGTAGAGGTCCTCGCGGAAGCGGCCCGCCTGCGTCTCCGCCCACAGGTCCTTCTTGCTGGCCACGACGATGCGCGCGTCGAAGGAGATGGGCGTGGAGGAGCCCAGGCGGCGGAACTCGCGGTCCTCGATGGCGCGCAGGAGCTTGGGCTGCAGGTCCAGGGCGAGGTCGTCGATTTCGTCCAGGAAGAGGGTGCCGCCGTGGGCGCGCTCCAGGCACCCGATGCGCTGGCCCACCGCGCCGGTGAAGGCGCCCTTCTCGTGGCCGAACAGCTCGGACTCGATGAGTGAGTCGGACACGCTCGCGCAGTCGAAGACGACCAGCGGCCCGGCCGCGCGGGGGCTCAACTTGTGGATGGCCTTGGCGCCCGCGCCCTTGCCGGAGCCCGTCTCGCCCACGAGCAGCACGGTGGAGTCCGTGGGGGCGATGCGCTGGAGCAGCGCGAAGATCTGCCGCATGGGCACGCTGCGGCCCACGAGGTCGCCCAGCCGGTCCTCGACGGTGGGCTCCACCTGCACGGGCGTCATCTGCGGGCTGAAGCGCAGGCGCACGTCGCCCACTTCCAGGAGGGCACCGGGGCGCAGGTAGGCCTCGCGCACCTGTGCGCCGTCCAGGAAGGTGCCGTTGGTGGAGCCCAGGTCCTGCACGAGGAAGCGGTCGCCCTGGCGGCGCACGACCAGGTGGTTGCGGCTCACCGTGGGGTGGTCGATGACGACGTCATTGTCGGTGGACTTGCCGACGCGCAGGTCCTCCGTGGCGAGCGGATACACGGTGCCCGCTCGTTCGGTGTCCAGCAGCACCAGGTGGAAGCGCTGCGCGGACAGCCGTTCCCCCTGCGCCCGCGCGGCGACGACGGTGTGCGTGGGGATGGGGACGGGAGGACCGGAAGGCATGAGCGGGCGGGGATTCTAGACGGCTTCGGGCCCGCGCGGGCTGTCTGTCGGTGAATGCCGTGCCCGGCTGGAGGGTAGCCGGGCACGGCGCGTCAAAAGCGTGTGAGCCGGTTTGTTTTCTCGCGGTGCGAGAGGGGGCGACACCCGCTAGTTGGGGTACTTCAGGATGAAAGCATCGCGCTCTCCCTGATTCGTGCTGAAGACGTCCCCGCGGGTCTCGCCCACAAGGAGGATGTCGTCCGCGTTGTCGACCGCGATGGCGAGACCATAGGTGGCAGCCGTGCTCGGTTGTCCTCCTTCCCAGATGAGGTTGCCGGTGGGAGTCAGCTTGTAGACCGCCATGGAGCCCCAGGAATGGCCTGCAACGATGACGTTGCCGGCGGAGTCCGTGCGGATGCCGAAGAGCGAAGTGAAGGGGCCGGCAAAGGTGGTGGTCCGGGTCCACTGCTCGTTGCCCGCGCTGTCGATCTTGATGATCCACGGCGTGTAGGACTCAGGATAGGGCTGGAAGAAGCCCGCGACGTAGACATTGCCTGTGGCATCCACGGTGATGTCCGAAGCCCGGGCCAATGACGCAGGGAAGATGCGCTCCCAGAGTTTGTCGCCGCCGGGCGTGAACTTCGTGACGGACATGTACCGGTTGTAGTCGTGTCCTAGGACGTAGACTCCGCCCGCGCCGTAGGCCACGCCCTCCACGGATTCGTCGTCGGCTGTGCCCCAGACTCGGGTCCAGAGCGTGTTCCCGTTCGCGTCGAACTTCATGAGCAGGTAGTCCCCTCCGGCAGTCGCGTGGTGCGGCTGGCCCGGAAAGCTGCCTACGGTGACGCCACCCGCGTAGATGGCGCTGCCATCCGAGGCAATGCCAGTGAACGCGTCCGAAGTCGCCGTGCCCGGCTGAACCACCCATTGCTTCACGCCATTCGCGTCGTACTTCACGACGAAGGCATCCCCACCGCCCTGGTGGATGTTACCCAGGTTGCTCGTCGTCACCCCGGCCGCGTAGACGTTGTCCGCTGCGTCAACCGTGATGGAGAGGGCCTGTTCGTTACCTGAGCCTCCCAGCAGGCGGGACCAGCCCATGGTGCCTGTCGTCGAGTAGCGTCCGATGATGGCGTCCCAACCACCTTGCGGTGTGTAGTTGAACTCGCCGGTCGTCCATCCTGCGTAGAAGACGTCGTTCTGCGAGTTGGTGACCACGGCCTCGAAGACGTCATCCCCTGTCGTGCCTCGTTGGAGCCCCCACACCGGCGAAGGCGCGACATCCGAGGGCTGCTGCGTGCCGATGGCGCAGCTCTCCTTCGCTCCCACGTCCGGGCCGTTGCCACAGTAGGTCGTTGTCTGGGCGTCATTGAGGGCCATGTCCCGGGCCGGCGAGCCAGGTTGTGTTTCGCGCGCGAGTGAGGAGAAGAGCGGGTCTCCCCACTTGCTGTTTTCCTCGAGCCCGAGCCCCGGGATCCCCAGGCACGTCTTCCAGGCTGCCATGTCCACAAGGTCGTAATTGCAGCGCAGCATCTTCTGCGTGCCCTGGGCGAAGAGGTTGTAGCCGCTTTCAAACTGGCTCACGCCGTACTGGCTCGCGCCCAGGTAATAGCCCGCACCGCCCTTGAAGATGTTGTTCCAGACGTCGACGTTGGTGACATTGATGCCAAGCATCTCTTCGCCGACCGATACGAAGGCGCCTTCCCAGCCGTCGAAGGTGTTGTGGTAGAGGTCAACACCTGCCACGCGTGTCATCCACACCGCGTTGGAGGGGCACCGTGCCGTCTTGATGGTCGGATCTCGAATGATGTTGTTGCGGATGACCACGTTGGCCAGTTGCTCACTCGTGGCGTAGCGACCCAGGTTGATGCCTCGACACGTGTCAGCGATGTCCACTCCTTCGATGAGAATTCCCTGGGCATCGAAGTGAGCGATGATGGCTTCGCCCTTGCTCGCGTTGCCTGTCTCGTTGCGGGTGGCGCGGAAGTGGCTGAGGTGGCCACCTCGAATGGTCACGCGGTCGCAGTCCTTGATGTCGACGGCGTTCTCGGTGTTGCCATCGCTGCTGCTGGTGTTCGCGATGGTGTTGTCGACCATCAAGATGTCGTGAGGCCTCACGGTCCCTGTACCTGCCGGTTCCGCGTGCACAGGGCCCACGCACTGCACGCCGTCACCTGAGTTGTCGCTCATCGTGTTCTCGCTGAGGAGCACATGGTGGCTGTCCGGATAGATGCTGACGGCGTGACCATCCTCACGGGTGGCGCAGTGGAACGCGTCTACGCAAACGAGCCCTACGGGCGTGGAGGTCTCCTGTGCGGCACAATCCGCATGGGTGCGGCAAGTTGTATCGGAGCGCAGGCCGCTCCAGTTCTTGGTCCACTGGATGGTGGTGTGATGGATCTGGATGTGGTGGGCGGAGTCCCCCACAAAGACGGCTGCGCCGCCTCGCGCATCGGTGATGAGGCTGTTCCGCAAGATGATGTTGTGCGCCCCTGCGCCCTTGAACCGCGCGACATTGGCAAAGACCTGGTCCCCATCCAGGTCGAACCCATCCACGATCCAGTAA
The sequence above is drawn from the Corallococcus sp. NCRR genome and encodes:
- a CDS encoding DUF3332 domain-containing protein; this translates as MKLRPSRWLGVLCAGVLMMHATGCFGSFKLTTKIWQFNKGISGNKFVQWLVFLVFIVVPVYEIGTLVDALVVNSIEFWTGGNPVSSVEGEDSNTRIVKLSPTDTLKMSRDVESGVMRLELQREGQEPVVRYFEPLEDGMVARDEAGALLIRAQGQTDGAVKVTDAAGSTVTVHARDAVDAARQLFLDGGAPALAQFATHQGQLSQGMATLDACTP
- a CDS encoding sigma 54-interacting transcriptional regulator is translated as MPSGPPVPIPTHTVVAARAQGERLSAQRFHLVLLDTERAGTVYPLATEDLRVGKSTDNDVVIDHPTVSRNHLVVRRQGDRFLVQDLGSTNGTFLDGAQVREAYLRPGALLEVGDVRLRFSPQMTPVQVEPTVEDRLGDLVGRSVPMRQIFALLQRIAPTDSTVLLVGETGSGKGAGAKAIHKLSPRAAGPLVVFDCASVSDSLIESELFGHEKGAFTGAVGQRIGCLERAHGGTLFLDEIDDLALDLQPKLLRAIEDREFRRLGSSTPISFDARIVVASKKDLWAETQAGRFREDLYFRLSVFTVSLPPLRDRKEDIPLLVEAFAGEGLWPRLPEKIQEQFLGHTWPGNVRELRNALERARHMVDIPGLTGDNLLREFTRDVPTPAGDFLPVEFTGPFKVCKDELVRAFEREYLTRLLGRARGNIARAAREAELDRKHLYSLLHKYGLVQSEPD
- a CDS encoding SBBP repeat-containing protein; this translates as MNRRAAIPFLFSAAFLLASSAQANLERDIVAGSEDFTLPHASFVPATANLRYVDAYYTGTSDGSEAHPWKSIQVAINSLQPGQAAYVRGTFTENLNWTAAAHGTSTQPITLMAWPGYRPRVKNPGSGPLLDVTKSYWIVDGFDLDGDQVFANVARFKGAGAHNIILRNSLITDARGGAAVFVGDSAHHIQIHHTTIQWTKNWSGLRSDTTCRTHADCAAQETSTPVGLVCVDAFHCATREDGHAVSIYPDSHHVLLSENTMSDNSGDGVQCVGPVHAEPAGTGTVRPHDILMVDNTIANTSSSDGNTENAVDIKDCDRVTIRGGHLSHFRATRNETGNASKGEAIIAHFDAQGILIEGVDIADTCRGINLGRYATSEQLANVVIRNNIIRDPTIKTARCPSNAVWMTRVAGVDLYHNTFDGWEGAFVSVGEEMLGINVTNVDVWNNIFKGGAGYYLGASQYGVSQFESGYNLFAQGTQKMLRCNYDLVDMAAWKTCLGIPGLGLEENSKWGDPLFSSLARETQPGSPARDMALNDAQTTTYCGNGPDVGAKESCAIGTQQPSDVAPSPVWGLQRGTTGDDVFEAVVTNSQNDVFYAGWTTGEFNYTPQGGWDAIIGRYSTTGTMGWSRLLGGSGNEQALSITVDAADNVYAAGVTTSNLGNIHQGGGDAFVVKYDANGVKQWVVQPGTATSDAFTGIASDGSAIYAGGVTVGSFPGQPHHATAGGDYLLMKFDANGNTLWTRVWGTADDESVEGVAYGAGGVYVLGHDYNRYMSVTKFTPGGDKLWERIFPASLARASDITVDATGNVYVAGFFQPYPESYTPWIIKIDSAGNEQWTRTTTFAGPFTSLFGIRTDSAGNVIVAGHSWGSMAVYKLTPTGNLIWEGGQPSTAATYGLAIAVDNADDILLVGETRGDVFSTNQGERDAFILKYPN